The DNA sequence CCCGGTCCCGTGCTTCATCCTGCTCCTGCTCCTGCTCCAGCTCGGCCAGCGCGAGCAGTTGCTCGACGGTCATGTCCTCGGGGATCGGCACCGGCGCCGGGGTGCGCAGCGGTGGCTGCCAGCCCTCGTCCGGGGCCCAGCGCCGTATGATCCGGGCCGGTGCCCCGGCCACCACGGCGTGGTCGGGCACCTCGCCCCGTACGACCGCGCCTGCCGCGACCACCACATTGCGGCCCAGCCGGGCCCCGGGCAGGATCACCGCGCCCGCGCCCAACCAGCTGCCGGGGCCGATGTGGACGGGCGCGAAGCGCGGCCACTGCCGGCCGATGGGCTGGTCCGGATCGTCGTAGGAGTGGTTGTCGCTGGTCACGTAGACGTACGGACCGCAGAAGACGTCGTTCCCGAACTCCACGGGCACGGAGGCGATCACATGGCTGCCCCGGCCCAGCACCACGCCGTTGCCGATGCGCAGCACGGGGTCGGGGCCGAGGTCCACGCCGGGCATCATGCCGGCGGTGAGGGTCACCTGCTCGCCGATGACGCAGTGCTCGCCGAGTTCGATCCACGGTTCGCCGAAGACGGTGCCCTGGGGGAACGCCAGCCGGGTGCCGGCGCCGATGCGGCGGAAGCGGTACGGGCCGGGGCGCTCGGCCGTCACCGCGCCGGCCCGCTGTACGGCGCGCCATCCGCGGTGGACCAGACGGGAGGTGGCGCGTCCGCGCCAACCCCGCCAGGATGAGAACAGGTTCCCGTTCTTCGGCATTCGCCCACCGTATCGGCCCAACGCCGGGACCGTCCGTCTCACCCCGGCGTCCCGCTCACCCCGGCGTCCCGGGCGCCTCACCGACGCCCCCGCGCCCCGCGCAGTACGCAGTCGCCGCACAGCCCACCGCCCGGCACCCGGTAGTAGAGACAGCAGGTGCGGCGCCGGTAGCCGAGCGGCGCGAAGGGCGTCGGGGGCGTCAGGGTGCCGGTGTCGCGCAGCGGTGGACGGACAAGCTGGGCACGCGCCAGTTCGGTGGCCCGGTCCGCCGCCTCCGGAAGGCCGTGCGTCCGGCACCAGTCGTGCAGCACCCGCAGCGAACCGGCGAGCGCGGAGGCGGCGTTGCCCCAGAGCAGCCGCCCCGAGACCCGGTACGCCCGCTCGACGGCGTGGTGCAGCGGCGTCAGATGGACGTACGCCGCGGTGCCCATCCGACCGGCGAGCCCTCCCGGTTCGCCCATCACCGGCGGCATCGCGCCGGGCCACCACAGATCGTCGGGGGCGGTGCGCTCGGGGTTCCACCACAACCGGTCGGGCCGCAGGTGGGGCACCCGGCCGGAGAGGGCCGCCGGGCCGAGCGCGAGGGACCACATCCGGGCGGCGAGTCCCTGGAAGGCGAGCGAGGCCGCGACCCTCGGCTCCTCGGTGCGCAGGCTCGCGGCGACCGCCTCGACGCGGGCGCGCAGCACCGGCCCGGCGGCGCCCTGGCCGGTCAGCCGGTACGCCTCGCCGATCCGCGCGTACCCCTCCTGGTGTGGCTCGCCGGTGCCGGTGCGCAGGGCGAAGAACGGACCGACCCGCCCCGCCCCGGACAGCGGCGCCTCATCCACCGTCGACCGACGGTCCGCCATCGACCGGCACTGCTCCACCCTCGACCGACGGCCCACCATCGACCGGTGCTCCACCGCCGGCCCGCGCTCCGCCCTCGGCCGACCCCTGGAAAGCCGCCAGCAGCCGGTCCGCCGCCAGCGTGGCCGTCAGTGTGCCGTCGCGGACCTGCTGTTCCAGCCCGGGCCCGAGCCGCCGCACCTCGGGGTGGGCGTGCAGCCGCGCGAGCAGCTGGTCGCGCACCATCGACCAGGTCCAGTCGACCTGCTGGTCGCGCCGCTTGGCGTGCAGCGCGCCGGTGGCGTCCAGCACCCGGCGGTGCTGTTCCAGGCGCTCCCACACCACGTCGAGCCCGGTGGACTCGCGTGCGCTACAGGTGAGCACCGGCGGGTTCCACGGCGCGTCCGGCGGCTGCAACAGCCGTAGCGCGCCCGCGAGTTCGCGGGCCGCCGACTTGGCGTCCCGTGCGTGGGGGCCGTCCGCCTTGTTGATGGTGACCACGTCGGCCAGCTCCAGGACGCCCTTTTTGATGCCCTGGAGCTGATCGCCGGTGCGGGCCAGGGAGAGCAGCAGGAAGGAGTCGACCATATTGGCCACCGCGGTCTCGGACTGGCCCACGCCGACGGTCTCCACCAGCAGCACGTCGTAGCCCGCGGCCTCCATGACGACCATGGACTCGCGGGTGGCCCGTGCCACCCCGCCCAGCGTGCCGGCGCTCGGCGAGGGCCGTACGAACGCGTCGGGGTCGACCGCCAGCCGCTCCATCCGGATCTTGTCGCCCAGGATGGAGCCGCCGGTGCGGGTCGAGGAGGGGTCGACGGCGAGGACCGCGACCTTGTGGCCGGCCCCGGTGAGCATGGTGCCCAGCGCGTCGATGAAGGTGGACTTGCCCACCCCGGGCACCCCGCTGATGCCGATCCGCCGCGCCCCGCCGGTGTGCGGCAGCAGCTCGACCAGCAGCCGCTGGGCGAGGTCGCGGTGGTCGGGCCGGGTGGACTCGACGAGCGTGATCGCGCGGGCGATGTACGCGCGTTTGCCGTCGAGCACACCCTTGGCATACTCCTCGAGGTCGATCGTCCGCGGCATTACAGCTCGTGGCCGAGGTCGGCGGCCAGCTTCCGCACCAGGTCGTGGGCGGCGTCGGGGATGACCGTGCCCGGCAGGAAGACGGCGGCGGCGCCGGCCTCGTGCAGGGTCTGGACGTCCTGTGGCGGGATGACCCCGCCGACCACGATAGTGATGTCCTCGCGCCCCGCCTCGGCCAGTTGCTCGCGCAGCGCGGGCACCAGCGTGAGGTGGCCGGCCGCGAGCGACGACACGCCGACGATGTGCACATCGGCCTCCACCGCCTGCCGGGCGACCTCCTCCGGCGTCTGGAACAGCGGGCCGACGTCGACGTCGAAGCCCAGGTCGGCGAAGGCGGTGGCGATCACCTTCTGGCCGCGGTCGTGCCCGTCCTGGCCCATCTTGGCGACCAGGATGCGGGGGCGGCGGCCCTCCTCGCGCTCGAACGCCTCGACCAGCGCGCGGGTGCGGTCCACACCGGACGACGGTCCGGCCTCGTCTCGATACACACCGGAGATCGTACGGATCTGGCCGGAGTGGCGGCCATAGACCTTCTCCAGCGCGTCGGAGATCTCCCCCACGGTCGCCTTGGCGCGGGCGGCGTCCACGGCCAGCGCCAGCAGATTGCCCTCCAGGCCGCTGCCGGGGCCGGACTCGGCGGCGCGGGTCAGGGCGCGCAGCGCGTCCTGGCAGACCGTCTCGTCGCGCTCGGCGCGCAGCCGCCGCAGCTTCTCGATCTGCTGGGCGCGCACCGCGGAGTTGTCGACCTTGAGGACCTCGATCTGCTCATCGCTGTCGACGCGGTACTTGTTGACCCCGATCACCGGCTGGCGACCGGAGTCGATGCGCGCCTGGGTGCGGGCCGCGGCCTCCTCCACGCGCAGCTTGGGGATGCCCGCGTCGATGGCCTTGGCCATGCCGCCGGCCGCCTCGACCTCCTCGATGTGCTGCCAGGCCCGCCGCGCCAGGTCGTACGTCAGCTTCTCGACGTAGGCGCTGCCGCCCCACGGGTCGATGACCCGGGTGGTGCCCGACTCCTGCTGGAGCAGGATCTGGGTGTTGCGGGCGATCCGCGCGGAGAAGTCGGTGGGCAGCGCGAGCGCCTCGTCGAGGGCGTTGGTGTGCAGCGACTGGGTGTGGCCCTGGGTGGCGGCCATGGCCTCCACGCAGGTGCGCGCCACGTTGTTGTAGACGTCCTGGGCGGTCAGCGACCAGCCGGAGGTCTGCGAATGGGTGCGCAGGCTGAGCGACTTGGGGTTCTTCGGGTCGAACTGCTGCACCAGCTTGGCCCACAGCAGCCGCGCCGCCCGCAGCTTGGCGATCTCCATGAAGAAGTTCATGCCGATCGCCCAGAAGAACGACAGCCGGGGCGCGAAGGCGTCCACGTCCATCCCGGCGTCCAGCCCGGCCCGCAGGTACTCCACACCGTCGGCGAGGGTGTAGGCCAGCTCCAGATCGGCCGTGGCACCCGCTTCCTGGATGTGGTAGCCGGAGATGGAGATGGAGTTGTAGCGCGGCATCCGCTGCGAGGTGAAGGCGAAGATGTCGGAGATGATCCGCATCGACGGCTGCGGGGGATAGATGTAGGTGTTGCGGACCATGAACTCCTTGAGGATGTCGTTCTGAATGGTCCCGGCCAGCTTCTCGGGCGGTACGCCCTGTTCCTCGGCGGCCACGATGTAGAGCGCGAGCACGGGCAGCACCGCGCCGTTCATCGTCATCGACACGCTCATCCGGTCCAGCGGGATGCCGTCGAAGAGCTGCCGCATGTCGTAGATGGAGTCGATGGCCACGCCCGCCATGCCGACGTCACCGGTGACCCGGGGGTGGTCGCTGTCGTAGCCCCGGTGGGTGGGCAGGTCGAAGGCGACCGACAGGCCCTTCTGGCCGGCCGCGAGGTTGCGGCGGTAGAAGGCGTTGGACTCCTCGGCGGTGGAGAAGCCCGCGTACTGCCGGATGGTCCAGGGCTGGTTGACGTACATCGTCGGGTACGGGCCGCGCAGATAGGGCGCGGCGCCGGGGTAGGTGCCCAGGAAGTCGACGCCCTTCAGGTCCTCGGCGGTGTAGAGCGGTTTGACCCCGATGCCCTCGGGGGTGTCCCACACCAGGTCCTCCACGCCCTTGCCCACGCTGTTCTGCAGCGCGGCGGCCCAGTCGCCGGAGCCGGGCACCGGGCCTTCGGCCGGTCCGTCCAGATCGACCGCCGAGAAGTCGGGGATCTTCCCCGGCTCCGCCGGAGCGCCCGCCATCACGCCACCCCCATGGTGTCCAGAGCCGAGGAGAGCACCTCGACCGCGTCGCAGCCCGCGAAGACGTATCCGTCCACGCCGGCCCGCTCGTACTCATCCTGTCGTGTCCCCGGCCGTCCGGCCAGGTAGACCTGTGCCGCACCGGCGGCCTTCAGCCGCTCGGCCACGGCGGCCGCCTCCTGCGCGTACAGCGTGTCGCTGGAGCACAGGCAGGCCACCCGGGCGCCGCTCGCGGTGAACGCCTCGGCGACCGTCTCGGCGGTCACGGTGACCGGTTCGTGGACCGCCTCGATCCCGCCCGCCTGGAAGAGGTTGACGGCGAAGGAGGCGCGGGCGGTGTGCGCGGCGGCGGGGCCCAGCGCGGCCAGGAAGATCCGGGGCCGGGCGCCCTCGGCCGCCAGATGCGCGTCGGAGCGGGTGCGCAGCGCCTCGTACGCCTCGTCGCGGCGCACCCTCGGCAGTCCGCCGCCGGGCGGCTCGGGCGCGGGCTCGCGCTCGACGGGCCGCTCGGCGAGGTTCGGGAACTCGCTGACGCCGGTGATCGGCTCCTTGCGGCGGGCGAGGTCGCGGGTGCGGCGGGCCCAGGTCTCGGCGAGCCGGTCGCGTACCAGCCCGGAGGCGAGGGCCGCGGCCATGCCTCCGGCGCGCTCGATCTCCTGGAACCAGGCCCAGGCGGCGCGGGCGACGTCGTCGGTGAGCTTCTCGACGTACCAGGAGCCGCCGGCCGGGTCGATCACCCGGGCCAGGTGCGCCTCCTCCAGCAGGATCGTGGAGGTGTTGCGGGCGATGCGGCGGGCGAAGTCGTCGGGGAGGCCGAGGGCGCTGTCGAAGGGCAGCACGGTGACCGCGTCGGCGCCGCCGACGCCCGCCGCGAGGCCGGCCACGGTGGTGCGCAGCATGTTCACCCAGGGGTCGCGCCGGGTCATCATCACCGGGGAGGTCACCGCGTGCTGACGCTGGGCGCGCGCCTCGGACGGCGCGCCGCACGCCTGCGCCACGCGCGCCCACAGGCGCCGGGCGGCCCGGAACTTGGCGATGGTGAGGAACTGGTCGGCGGTGGCCGCGTAGCGGAACTCCACCTGGGCGCAGGCGGCCTCGACACTCAGCCCGGACTCGGTGAGGGTGCGCAGATAGGCCACCGCGGCGGCGAGGGAGCAGCCGAGCTCCTGGGCCGCCCCGGCGCCCGCCTCGTGGTACGGCAGCGCGTCCACGGCGAAGGTCCGTACGCCGGGGTGGTCGCGGTCACAGGTCCGCGCGAGGTCGGCCGCGGCGGCCAGCTGCCCGGCCAGGTCGTCGTCGCGTCCGGTGCGGGCCGCCAGCCCCAGCGGATCCGCGCCGAGGTTGCCGAGCGCGGCGCCCGGCGGCACCTCGCGCTCGGCGTAGAGCCGCAGCAGCGCGCGGGCGGCGTCCGCGAACTCGGCTCCCGCGTCGAGGACGACGGGGGCGAGGTCGAGATAGACCCCCTTGAGCGCCTCGGGCAGGGCGGCCACGGGCACCCCGGCCGCGCCGACCGCGAGCCAGACCGAGCCGGCGCCGTTCTCCAGGTCGGCGAGGACCGCCTGGTTGGTGCGGACCGGATCGGGGTGGGCGTGACGCTGCCGTACGTCCCAGCCGGAGAGGGCGGAGCCCTCGGCCCGGCCGCCGCGCACGAAGGGCGCGAAGCCAGGGAATCCGGGGTCCTGGGGGGCGTCCTGTGCGGTGTAGAGCGGGCGGACGGTGATCCCGTCCTCGAGCGCGGTCGCGAGGGCCTCTTCGGCCTCGGCGCCCGCGGCGTCCGAGGTGCCGGTTTTACGCAGCACGCCTTCGACGAGGTGGCGCCATTGGTCGCGCGTCACTTCCGGGAAATCGTCGGCTAGGGAAAGCCCGTCGGGGAGGACCGTCATAGGAGGAGGCTAATGGGATCTTCTCAAGCCACAGCAGAGGTTCAGGCTGTGAGCTTACTCTCGGGACCGGAATGCCAATTCCGTCCGATTAAGCGCCGATAAGGCCAAAAACCCGAGGGGTCTTAGGGGTTGCGCCCCGATACGGCAGGGGTGGGGCGTGAGGGGCACCCTCGGCTCCGCTCGGAAACGGCCGTCGACACGAGGCACATGTCGTGCATACAGCGGCCCGCCCGGTGCGACGGGGGATGCACACCGGGCGGGCTCAAGAACCTTTCTACCCCATCCTCCCGGGGTCACGCATCAAAAACGTGTACGCCTCCCCGGTTCACCAGGCGACAGGGAGCGAGATCAGGCCACGCGCGCGGATGGACGGCCGCCACCGCAGCCGCTCCCTCGGGACGTCCAGCCGCAGCCCCGGGAAACGCCGAAGCAGCGCGGCCAGAGCGGTTTCCGTCTCCATCCGGGCGAGGGGCGCGCCGAGGCAGTAGTGGATGCCGTGACCGAGCGCAAGATGACCTGACCGGCCAAGATGTGGATTGAACACGTCCGGATCCTGGAAATGGGCCGGATCGCGGTGTGCGGAGGCCGTCGAGAGCAGCACGGTCTCCCCGGCCGGGATGGTCACACCGCCGATCTCGATGTCCTCCAGGGGGAAGCGGCGGATCGCCAGCGACGCCGGGCCCTCGTACCGCGCCAGCTCGTCGAAGGCGGCCGGAAGGCCGCCCGGATCCTCGCGCAGCTCCTGGAGGACCTGGGGGTGGTCGAGCAGGGTGAGCACCGAGTTGGCGATGAGATGGACGGTGTTCTCGTAGCCCGCGAGGAGGATGAGGAAGGCGAGCGAGGTCAGTTCGTCCTCGGTGAGCCGGTCGTCACCGTCCCCGGACTCGTCGTCCCGGACCCGGATGAGGTCGGACAGCAGGTCGTCGCCGGGTTCGGCGCGCTTCGTCGCGATGAGCCCGGTGTAGAAGCGGAGCATGCTGCCGACCGCTTCCTTCGCCGCCCCCGGCCGCGCCGGGTCGGGTGTGATCAGGGCGTCGCTCCAGGCCCGGAAGTCGCGCCGGTCCTGTTGCGGTACGCCGAGCAGATCGCAGATGACGATGATGGGCAGCTGTCCGGCGTAGGCGGCCAGCAGGTCCGCACGGCCGTCGGCCTCGATGGCGTCGAGCAGTTCGTCGGCGATCCGCCGGACCGGTTCGCGCATCTTCTCCACACGGCCGGGGGTGAACGCCTTGACCACCAGCCGGCGCACCCGGGTGTGGTCCGGCGGGTCCATGTTGAGCAGGTTGCGGTCCAGGGCGGGCGGCAGGGCGAAGCCGCTGAAGTTGCCCGGGGCGGCGTGCCGCTTGTCCAGGGCGAGGCGCGGATCGGCGAACAGCTGCCGCACGTCCTCGTAACGGGTCACCAGCCAGGCGGGCCGTCCGTCGGTGCCGGCGATCCGGTGGACCGGGCCGGCCTCGCGGAGCGCGGCCAGGGCCGGATAGAGGTCCTCGATCATCGGGGCGGTGTCAACGAGTTCCAGGCCGTCCGTTCCGGCGGCGTTCGCGGTGTTCTGCATGGATCCCGACTCTAGGCGGTGGTCTCTTCCCGGCCTGGACGGACGGAGCGTTCCAGCCCGTCCAGGCGATGTGCGCGGCCGCGCGTCGTGGTGGCCGGGAGGCGGCGCCGGGACTGAATCTCCCCGGCGCCGCCTGTGCCACGGGCGGCCCCGACCCCCGTCCAGGGCCACCTCGTCTGTGATCCCCCCTCACCGCCGCTCGGCGGCGGTCTCCTCCCTCAGTTCCGCCAGCACCTCGTCCACCAGCGGCAGGCGGTAGACGTCGGCGACGCGGGCCAGATGCTCGTGCTCGTCCACCAGTTCGGCCCCTGTCGTCAGCACCACGCTGTCCGCCGCGGACTCCGGTAGGTGTCCGCTTGCTTGGTTCAGCAAACCGCGTCTGAGCGCCGCCGCTTCCACTACGGCAGCAAGTTGCCAATCGTCGAGTCCGGCCGCGCTGGCCTTGACATGCGCGATCTCCATCACGCGGGCCTCCGCGTGACGCCGTATGGCGCGCTGGACGTCCCGGATCTCCGCCATCTGCCGGTTGGCCCGCCACTCCAGATCCGCGAAGGGCCACCAGCCGGTCCAGCGGGAGCGCCCCATGGACACCTCGGGGGCCTGCGCGGTGACCTCCCGCCACAGCGGCCGCAGCCGCCGGAAGCGGCGCCACGCGGCGGCCCGCGGCCCCACGGCGGGGATGGCGAACCCGGCCAGCACCAGGAGGGCCGCGACCGAGGCCGTCAGCGGGGCCACACCGTTGGAGAGCCAGTACAGCTCACGGCCCGCCCAGGAGAAAACAAAACCGATCAGCTTGCAGGCGCAGTACGCCAGGCCCAGCCAGCATCCGGCGGCGAGCACCCGCAATCCACGGGCCAGCCATGAACCGCGCAGGCTGGCGGCATAGCGCGGGCACAGGATGCCCAGTCCCGCCAGACCGGCTCCGAAAATGGCCAAATAGAGCACCAGGAAGAGGACCACACCGGGGGCGTCGGCATACGCGGTGCTGAAGTCGCGGGGGTGTTCCACGGCGTCCGGGCGGCCGACCGCGAAGCCGATGATCGCCACGGTCCAGGCCGCGGTCACGGCGCCGACCACCACGCCGGACCGCATCGCCGACCCCGTCCAGCGCAGCAGGAGCACCAGCGCACCGGTGGCGAACACCACGACGGAGGAGTACAGGAAGACCATGGCGAGGTTGGCGACGCCCACCAGGCGGTCGAACCAGCGGTAGACGCTGGGCGCGGAGAACAGGAACACGTTCGCCACGGACGCGGTCATCACGCAGGCCAGGCCGAGATCGGCGTTGGCGCGGTCGCGGAACCAGGCGCGGGCCTTGTATCCGGCCATCGTCCACGCGGCGATGCCGAAACACAGATACACAAGGTCAAACATCGCTCGTGTCACCCCGTTCACCGGGTAAGCCACCGTCGGTGCGGTCGGCGCCGTCGGCCCGGTCGGTGCGCACATGGCGCAGCGCCGGACCGAGGGCCGCGGCGAGGTCGGCCGCCCGGCCCTGGAGCGGCAGTCCGTGGTCCGGCGAGGTCGGCACCACATGCTCCATCAGCAGGGTGCCCAGCACCTCGGTCTCGCGCTCGGTGAGGTTGTCGTAGCAGTGGTGACGGGCGAAGTCCGGGGTCATCCCCAACCGGCGCATCGCGGTGGTCACATCCACCGACGGCGTCCACATCCGCAGCGCGTCCTCGGTGACCGCCGGGTCCTGCTCGTGTCCGAGCAGCAGATGGCCGATCTCGTGCAGCACGATATGGATCTGGTGCCAGGGGGACGTCCGGAGCTCGTAGAAGATCCAGTAGTCCTCGTCGGTGGAGGCGGTCATGCCCGACACCACACCGCCCAGGCTCATCGGCACCATATGGACGGGGCGTCCGACGCGGCGGGCGACGATGTCGCACAGACCGGGCAGGTCGGTGGAGGCGGGCAGTCCGAGCTCCTTGATGAGCTGTTTGCAGCGCCGCCGTATCCGGCCCATTCTCATGCCCGTACCGCCCTCGTATCCGGTCCGCCGCCAGGAGGTGAACAGTTGCTGCGGGTCACTGCCGGCCATGCGTCGCCCCGTCGTCCGGACCGCCCGAACCGTCCGTCCCCCCGGCGCCGTTGGCCCCGTCCGGCCCGGCCGGTTCGGAGGATTCGGGCGGTTCCGGCGGGAGGTTCATCTGCTGCCGGAACTGGGAGATGATCGTGGTGAGGCTGTCCTGGACCTCTGGCGGGAGGCCCACGGCGCGCAGCGCGATGCTGCGGACCCGCTTGTCGCGCATGGCGACGAGGAACCGTACCTCTTCCTCGACCCGCTCGGCCTGGGAAGGCGACAAGTCGCCCAGCAGATA is a window from the Streptomyces luomodiensis genome containing:
- a CDS encoding acyltransferase, coding for MPKNGNLFSSWRGWRGRATSRLVHRGWRAVQRAGAVTAERPGPYRFRRIGAGTRLAFPQGTVFGEPWIELGEHCVIGEQVTLTAGMMPGVDLGPDPVLRIGNGVVLGRGSHVIASVPVEFGNDVFCGPYVYVTSDNHSYDDPDQPIGRQWPRFAPVHIGPGSWLGAGAVILPGARLGRNVVVAAGAVVRGEVPDHAVVAGAPARIIRRWAPDEGWQPPLRTPAPVPIPEDMTVEQLLALAELEQEQEQDEARDRDRDREQAQTQTQGLEREPGAGAS
- a CDS encoding (2Fe-2S)-binding protein, translating into MADRRSTVDEAPLSGAGRVGPFFALRTGTGEPHQEGYARIGEAYRLTGQGAAGPVLRARVEAVAASLRTEEPRVAASLAFQGLAARMWSLALGPAALSGRVPHLRPDRLWWNPERTAPDDLWWPGAMPPVMGEPGGLAGRMGTAAYVHLTPLHHAVERAYRVSGRLLWGNAASALAGSLRVLHDWCRTHGLPEAADRATELARAQLVRPPLRDTGTLTPPTPFAPLGYRRRTCCLYYRVPGGGLCGDCVLRGARGRR
- the meaB gene encoding methylmalonyl Co-A mutase-associated GTPase MeaB, producing the protein MPRTIDLEEYAKGVLDGKRAYIARAITLVESTRPDHRDLAQRLLVELLPHTGGARRIGISGVPGVGKSTFIDALGTMLTGAGHKVAVLAVDPSSTRTGGSILGDKIRMERLAVDPDAFVRPSPSAGTLGGVARATRESMVVMEAAGYDVLLVETVGVGQSETAVANMVDSFLLLSLARTGDQLQGIKKGVLELADVVTINKADGPHARDAKSAARELAGALRLLQPPDAPWNPPVLTCSARESTGLDVVWERLEQHRRVLDATGALHAKRRDQQVDWTWSMVRDQLLARLHAHPEVRRLGPGLEQQVRDGTLTATLAADRLLAAFQGSAEGGARAGGGAPVDGGPSVEGGAVPVDGGPSVDGG
- the scpA gene encoding methylmalonyl-CoA mutase gives rise to the protein MAGAPAEPGKIPDFSAVDLDGPAEGPVPGSGDWAAALQNSVGKGVEDLVWDTPEGIGVKPLYTAEDLKGVDFLGTYPGAAPYLRGPYPTMYVNQPWTIRQYAGFSTAEESNAFYRRNLAAGQKGLSVAFDLPTHRGYDSDHPRVTGDVGMAGVAIDSIYDMRQLFDGIPLDRMSVSMTMNGAVLPVLALYIVAAEEQGVPPEKLAGTIQNDILKEFMVRNTYIYPPQPSMRIISDIFAFTSQRMPRYNSISISGYHIQEAGATADLELAYTLADGVEYLRAGLDAGMDVDAFAPRLSFFWAIGMNFFMEIAKLRAARLLWAKLVQQFDPKNPKSLSLRTHSQTSGWSLTAQDVYNNVARTCVEAMAATQGHTQSLHTNALDEALALPTDFSARIARNTQILLQQESGTTRVIDPWGGSAYVEKLTYDLARRAWQHIEEVEAAGGMAKAIDAGIPKLRVEEAAARTQARIDSGRQPVIGVNKYRVDSDEQIEVLKVDNSAVRAQQIEKLRRLRAERDETVCQDALRALTRAAESGPGSGLEGNLLALAVDAARAKATVGEISDALEKVYGRHSGQIRTISGVYRDEAGPSSGVDRTRALVEAFEREEGRRPRILVAKMGQDGHDRGQKVIATAFADLGFDVDVGPLFQTPEEVARQAVEADVHIVGVSSLAAGHLTLVPALREQLAEAGREDITIVVGGVIPPQDVQTLHEAGAAAVFLPGTVIPDAAHDLVRKLAADLGHEL
- the mutA gene encoding methylmalonyl-CoA mutase small subunit encodes the protein MTVLPDGLSLADDFPEVTRDQWRHLVEGVLRKTGTSDAAGAEAEEALATALEDGITVRPLYTAQDAPQDPGFPGFAPFVRGGRAEGSALSGWDVRQRHAHPDPVRTNQAVLADLENGAGSVWLAVGAAGVPVAALPEALKGVYLDLAPVVLDAGAEFADAARALLRLYAEREVPPGAALGNLGADPLGLAARTGRDDDLAGQLAAAADLARTCDRDHPGVRTFAVDALPYHEAGAGAAQELGCSLAAAVAYLRTLTESGLSVEAACAQVEFRYAATADQFLTIAKFRAARRLWARVAQACGAPSEARAQRQHAVTSPVMMTRRDPWVNMLRTTVAGLAAGVGGADAVTVLPFDSALGLPDDFARRIARNTSTILLEEAHLARVIDPAGGSWYVEKLTDDVARAAWAWFQEIERAGGMAAALASGLVRDRLAETWARRTRDLARRKEPITGVSEFPNLAERPVEREPAPEPPGGGLPRVRRDEAYEALRTRSDAHLAAEGARPRIFLAALGPAAAHTARASFAVNLFQAGGIEAVHEPVTVTAETVAEAFTASGARVACLCSSDTLYAQEAAAVAERLKAAGAAQVYLAGRPGTRQDEYERAGVDGYVFAGCDAVEVLSSALDTMGVA
- a CDS encoding cytochrome P450 family protein → MQNTANAAGTDGLELVDTAPMIEDLYPALAALREAGPVHRIAGTDGRPAWLVTRYEDVRQLFADPRLALDKRHAAPGNFSGFALPPALDRNLLNMDPPDHTRVRRLVVKAFTPGRVEKMREPVRRIADELLDAIEADGRADLLAAYAGQLPIIVICDLLGVPQQDRRDFRAWSDALITPDPARPGAAKEAVGSMLRFYTGLIATKRAEPGDDLLSDLIRVRDDESGDGDDRLTEDELTSLAFLILLAGYENTVHLIANSVLTLLDHPQVLQELREDPGGLPAAFDELARYEGPASLAIRRFPLEDIEIGGVTIPAGETVLLSTASAHRDPAHFQDPDVFNPHLGRSGHLALGHGIHYCLGAPLARMETETALAALLRRFPGLRLDVPRERLRWRPSIRARGLISLPVAW
- a CDS encoding MAB_1171c family putative transporter, with product MFDLVYLCFGIAAWTMAGYKARAWFRDRANADLGLACVMTASVANVFLFSAPSVYRWFDRLVGVANLAMVFLYSSVVVFATGALVLLLRWTGSAMRSGVVVGAVTAAWTVAIIGFAVGRPDAVEHPRDFSTAYADAPGVVLFLVLYLAIFGAGLAGLGILCPRYAASLRGSWLARGLRVLAAGCWLGLAYCACKLIGFVFSWAGRELYWLSNGVAPLTASVAALLVLAGFAIPAVGPRAAAWRRFRRLRPLWREVTAQAPEVSMGRSRWTGWWPFADLEWRANRQMAEIRDVQRAIRRHAEARVMEIAHVKASAAGLDDWQLAAVVEAAALRRGLLNQASGHLPESAADSVVLTTGAELVDEHEHLARVADVYRLPLVDEVLAELREETAAERR
- a CDS encoding ImmA/IrrE family metallo-endopeptidase, which encodes MAGSDPQQLFTSWRRTGYEGGTGMRMGRIRRRCKQLIKELGLPASTDLPGLCDIVARRVGRPVHMVPMSLGGVVSGMTASTDEDYWIFYELRTSPWHQIHIVLHEIGHLLLGHEQDPAVTEDALRMWTPSVDVTTAMRRLGMTPDFARHHCYDNLTERETEVLGTLLMEHVVPTSPDHGLPLQGRAADLAAALGPALRHVRTDRADGADRTDGGLPGERGDTSDV
- a CDS encoding helix-turn-helix domain-containing protein; amino-acid sequence: MAVGADRSPDAAGSPLADRLNYLFTTMHPPGAPYTNAHVAEAISGGDEYGETTLTEQYLSMLRNGKRTNPSPDVLRALAKFFAVPVGYLLGDLSPSQAERVEEEVRFLVAMRDKRVRSIALRAVGLPPEVQDSLTTIISQFRQQMNLPPEPPESSEPAGPDGANGAGGTDGSGGPDDGATHGRQ